Within Cyprinus carpio isolate SPL01 chromosome A11, ASM1834038v1, whole genome shotgun sequence, the genomic segment TGTTAGTTTTCTACTGTCTGAACATTGCTTTAACGCACACCTTCAGGTGGCCCATCATCTCCAGCAAACATGACTAAAATGTTATCGGCCCAGGAGGCTGCCAAGATCTATCACACAAATTACGTGAGAAACGCAAGGGCCGTCGGTGTGCTGTGGACTATCTTCACCATCTGCTTCGCCATCATCTGTGTGGTGGTCTTCATTCAGCCTTACTGGATTGGAGACAGTGTTGACACCCCTCAGTCAGGATACTTCGGGCTTTTTCACTACTGCATTGGGAACCCCATCACAGGAGAGCTGGTGTGTAAGGGCAGCGCTTTGGACTTTGGATCTATACCTTCAGGTGCCTTCAAAACCGCCATGTTCTTTGTTGGGATCTCTTTGCGGCTGATCGTAGGGACTACTGTCTGCtatagtttgtttttcttctgcaaCTCAGGCAGCGTGCACAAGATTTGCGCATGGATGCAGCTGGCAGCTGGTTAGTGGAACTATTTCCCTGAAATTCCTTCAGTTTTATTAATGACATAAACAttacttataatataatatgttttacatTGGTGGTTcaataagaattatatatatattgttatattataatttattttcatatacaacaccccatttaaaatgtattttctgaaaaatctaaaatcttaaatttattatatatcaaaccaagtggcatttattcattgatttgttttatttaaagtgacataATCTGTTTGCAGATGTCATTGAAAAACTTATTATCTAATGCAATAGCATTCAGTCATTTCTAtgtcatgttaattttgtatCATTTATAAACTATCATTAGCTTTTATTCTatatgtttagttttaatttttgttgaaattttagtaatattagtttttaaagtttttcctttttaaaaaattcagttttatttttattttagttttagctacatAGTTTTagctatgtatttattatttattttttagtatttaaaatttgaacaaattttgaaatgttgctttggcaactaattgaaataaaaaataagttttcatcaaaactttatattttattacagatttatttaaattaatgcaaataaaaatctttGATTTCGTTTTATTAATGCAggtaatataatgttaatatatagaGAGTTAATTGCCTGTGAAACTTAAGTACTGACTAACTCTTCAGATGCTTCAGAAGTTCAGTTTGAATAGAGAAATAAACAGCTTTATATCAGTCCTGTAATGCATGAGGTTACTCAGGACTTCAGCACCCTGGATAGTTCCACATCTCATTGACAGCCAATGCTGCTTTACAGTATATCAGTTGAATACGTTGCAAAATGTGCTGTGTCTCATTCTATCTAATGATTTGATCAATGAGGACACAGATAACCCTCTCATCACATCATGTTACATAACAATGCATTTGCAATTCATATTCATTAAACAAAAGTGAGAGTGAtaatgagagtgagagagacggaGTGTGTGTAAAGCAATACCCACAGCAGCACCAGCTGCCCTGCACAGAGTATATTGtcatatgaataataaatgatgaGTTAAGTGTTGGATGAAGTTGCCAGGCAACAGTCCCAGTGCAAAGTATTTCTGGTAgccaagagtttttttttttttttttagcactaaaATTCAAACAATTCACAATACAATTcaagacaataatacaaatttatcattttttcttttattttcagtcattgtggcattcatttttttttaagttgctttctgtatatacttaaagataaaagtctaaaaaaaaaaacggaatacTTACATCATATTGCCCTTGCCAAATGATAAAGACAAATTTGAATTTTATCTCACTATTTGAACTGGGGGGAAAGCTGCGTTTATTGAAACTATTTGGGAAGAATAACTCTTCGAAAAATCTAACGTAAAaccataaatgcattttattaagcaatatcacacaagcaagagtccTGTTTTCTGAATATGATGGCTATGATTCAGCCGAGTGCTGCAGGTAATCGCAGCTGATATTTTGACCACATGATTGTGAGGGATATTGCTTGTATAGTTACAGAAACTGTACTAACTTTTAAGCACAGTGTTGGCAgttaatgttgtttgtttttgctccaCCAATGGAAATACactagaattttaatgtttttaaaagaagtctcttacgctcacagaggctgcatttatttgatcaaaatacagaaggaacaacaatattgtgaaattattatttcaaataactcttttctgttttaatatattttgaaatgtaattcattcctgtgatggcaaatctgagaCATCTTCAACACCTTAAGTGTCATCCCtcaaaaatcattctgtttttctaGAAACATTTTTCACGATTCGTTTAAGGGaaaagaaacttcaaaagaacaccattcaTCTGCTTttagtctttattgtcacttttgaccagtttattttgtctttgttgaataaaaatgcccctattatggattttttttttaaaatgacctttcatgcagtgtgtgacacacagctctaagtgaatgaaaacatcctgcaaagttttaaatctgaaagtgcaccgtgtataaagatattgtctctcaaaagaaagagtcgactctaaatcattgaaacgagtcgtttttaaaacgaatcacaagacgtttcatgttgacgtcaacataaaacattagcatactgcccgcccacttgttggtcttttcgctttggtctgaatgaaaatgcaaattcattctttgccaatAGATGGtgcttttggagcggtaaaaatagcagtttccccggtaacgctgtaaacaaagcagcactcaACGCTGCTTCATCAcacattacaggcatgatgacaTGAGACCAATccgaccaatcaccgcagattagcgtcacgcaaaagAGGGGGTtagaaaaatgaatcgttgagcaagtaaggtacaaataaatgcatattataagacaatgaaagtgttttttgaccttgcaagcatgtcaacctgttgttgggactcccaaaaccaaaatatgaacctttcattacccaaaataggggcactttaagaaatTTAAGTTTGAACAGTGATGTAGTTCTGATTCTGAACAAAACTAAATCTTGAAACAAAAGTTATTGAATGAATCTATtcaatgaatgattgaatgacttggaatgatgtaacctgcagaaaaaaTCACTGAAAACTTAAGTCTGTCTGGAACACGCAAACACGGACAAGTGTGATACGAACAGTGACTCATCAAAAACTGATTCACTTTACACTGTAACTGAACTGAACCAACGCTGAACTGACTGGAACTAAATAATgactctatttttttattattatttatttgaattgtctcaattttaaattttagtcattctgacatttttctgtttattattatgaagCTGCAATCTGTACTGTAtgaagcactatagaaataaaggtgacttgagtGAGTAGTGCTGAATGcagctcagccaatcaaattcaagAACTGTTATATGAACATTAGGCCAATTCTGTTTAATGGATTGTCAGCTAAATTTAatcacaattataaaacaatttgtAATAAAGTGTAAAAggtcattttcatgtcatttttatcGGACTTTGTTTTCCTTCTCATCTTCAGCAACTTGTATGGTCATAGGCTGTATGATCTATCCAGACGGCTGGGACTCAGAGGAGGTGAAGAGGATGTGTGGTCAGCGGACGGATAAATACACGCTGGGTAACTGCACAGTGCGCTGGGCGTACATCCTGGCCATCATCAGCATCATGGACTCGCTCACATTATCCTTCCTGGCCTTCGTCCTGGGCAACCGGCAAGACAAGCTGCTGCCAGAAGACTTCCAGGTGGAGGAGAAAAAAGGTACTTTCAGTACTGGCCAGTTACTTGCAATGGacttgtagtccattactgattacaaacTACATTAGTCGCATCATCTATcagattacacattttaggtaatgtatttagactactttttgattacctCTGGCCTATTTGTGTATCTCATTTAAATGGGATTGTATttcacagatagatagacagatagatagatagatagatagatagatagatagatagatagatagatagatagatagatagatagatagatagatagatagatagatagatagacagacagacagacagacagacagacagataaatagatagatagacagatagatagatagatagatagatagatagatagatagacagacagacagacagacagacagacagacagatagatagatagatagatagatagatagatagatagatagatagatagatagatagatagatagatagatagatagagatggcgacaaagatgCTAAACTTACAAACTGCAGCTTTaatatgagcattttaaaatgtaatggaattctgattacataatccagattacatgtaatcaattaCTATCCAGCACTGGCTACCATAAACTTTTAGAGACATATGGCTTTAAAATAGCATCTGTGGggttaaataatgacagatttcttttgtttgtttaactaTTCCTCTAAATAATATAGAAGAGACAGGCAGAGggtatttagtttctttttacaGCACCCATGTTCTAGTTTTCAGCTTTTTATCTCTGATCGAACTGAAGCAGGTTTCTCATGGCAGTGTAAAGTTGCTTCTTTTTGACGGAAAAAGCTCATGTATCTTCTGCTGTGTAAAAATAGCAATGCGAAGAGAGACAGGATTCCTTTTGTGCTCTCAGTAATGACTATGGCAGAGCTCTGCAGTCACAGAGAGCCCACTTCAAACATGCAGCGCTAGCTTTGAATTCTATTAGCTGGGACAGATTTGTGTGCATTAATGTGAGCCTTTCATTAGCGCGCTTAGTCACTTGCAAGAACACTATCAATCATGCTCTTCCTGTTCTCATAATCCTCATGCAATGCTGTGAAAGTTATTGAGAaactaatatagttttattttttttttgtccttagaGGAAGCATGAAGACCCCTGCACATCTTCAGACTCAATGGATCCTGTGGGTTTACACGCCACTTTCTGACTATCTGAAGAAAAATTCTTTTAATGTCTATAGTGAGTAATTGCCACCTTTGAGGTTAATTCAAGCattatttctaatatataaacagcaattttatattttgagacCAAAGCcaaattcagtgtttaaaaaaaaaaaaaaaaagatatcagtaAACAGGAATGAACTAAACTGATTTCTATTCATATGAAGTCACATCGAATAGCCCCACCCACAGTGAATCTCATTGGTCCAGAATCCTGCTCCACCCTTTCATTCATACCAATCAGGGACTGGAATACtttaaatgtttgctttaaaGATTCAGATTTGTTACCTGATTTGTTCAGTGGCTCTTTCTGCTAgttacatcattaaagaggtggTTACGCCACAATTCATGtttcattcaatttaattcatacaCAAGCTCAAGCAAATCTGACCCGTGAATTCATATCACTGCATAATCTTATGCAAAAACTTTAAAGCTGCAGGTTTTCAGTGTTGCAGTAAGGTAGAGtagattgtatatttttttttactaatttaaatttgtttttaaaaaagacgCCACAGAATAAGACATCGTCTCACAACCGTTGTGGTGTCCAAAGGAATTTAGCATGCTTAAAGTCTTCCACTTTACACTAGTGATGGGTGCTTTCAAAACACTGCTAGTTTACAATGTAGACGAATTGAAGCAAACAATTCCAAAATGAAACCAGATACGAGCTTAGCTTGCATTATGAATCAGAACCAAAAAGTTAATCCAAACTACAAATGCCTTTTGCCATTTCAAAAACTTTATTTGAGGTTACTACAGAAACAATTTTAGTCCAATGCTGGACAATCAAAAGCAGAGAGACATTCATGAAAAAGGAGACAGATGATGATATTTGTGATGCTGTAAAAGGTCACATGAAACCGCCTCATCCAGAAGAGAAAGCAAGAGGCCCTTCAAAGTCAAGCTGGGATATTGCAACGctgtagggggaaaaaaagctaaaaaaaaatgcacagattcATTTCAAGCAATCTCTAAATCAGTGATTCTCACATTTTCCTTAAGCCATTCATTCATAGCAAAACTGTACACAATGATGGGACTTAAGTCTGTACAGCACTGATCGTGTGAAGAACCAACTCTTTGGTATGAGTATGTACacaatttcaaatgttttcactgaTTTTAGATTTTGTAACAGAAATAGACCTTGATACCAAAACTATTCCCTGGCATTCACATGTTAAACGTCATTATTACTGTTGTacaatgaaataaacacacaaaaacaaacacgaTAGTCCTTTACAGATTTTTTGTGACGCATGAAGGGTTAGCATTTTTGCCATTTGTGGTAAAAATATATGTTTCTCTTGCACTGTATAGTAGCTCACATTCAATAAGAAGACTTCTGAAACACACTCGTAACTTCAAAAATGTCCATCCATGTTCCCTCCATTCAGACAGCTGATGTAAAACCCCGTGTGAAGATATGGACACCAGTTTGATTAACAATCTATTTtttaatacagtgaaaaaaaaaacactacaatcagCTGCTGAGTCCGATTTACTGCAACACTACGCTTTTAAGAAAACAGAGAGAAGTTGAACAAGATCCGATCTCTTAAGATAAATCAATTTTGACGTGTCAAACCATCCCGTGATATGACGGAAATCCATAGAGAAGTGGCTGTTAGATAAATCAGCAAGAGCACAAACCACTGTGATGACAGCACACAAATTATACCAATTACGTAAAAAAAGTAACAACGATTTGAGAAGTGGATTTGTGTGAGCGGACCTTCTTGCACTTGCGGCTAATATCTGCCATGACACCAGGCACGGCTCTTAAGACAGCGTCTGCCAGTGGGGAGCATTCA encodes:
- the LOC109053751 gene encoding LHFPL tetraspan subfamily member 5 protein-like, with translation MTKMLSAQEAAKIYHTNYVRNARAVGVLWTIFTICFAIICVVVFIQPYWIGDSVDTPQSGYFGLFHYCIGNPITGELVCKGSALDFGSIPSGAFKTAMFFVGISLRLIVGTTVCYSLFFFCNSGSVHKICAWMQLAAATCMVIGCMIYPDGWDSEEVKRMCGQRTDKYTLGNCTVRWAYILAIISIMDSLTLSFLAFVLGNRQDKLLPEDFQVEEKKEEA